In one Arenibacter antarcticus genomic region, the following are encoded:
- a CDS encoding type II toxin-antitoxin system RelE/ParE family toxin, with product MSSYNLSSKADSDIDDIVDYTLETWGESQTHVYVTELLQFLQTLADSSEIGLSASEYAPLLKKYNFKAHTIFYEPTKNGIFVVRILGQRQDFKKHL from the coding sequence ATGTCTAGCTATAATTTATCGTCGAAGGCTGATAGCGATATCGACGATATAGTAGATTATACTCTAGAGACTTGGGGCGAATCACAGACACATGTTTATGTTACCGAATTATTACAGTTCTTACAGACTCTTGCCGACAGTTCCGAAATAGGGCTTAGTGCATCTGAATATGCACCATTACTAAAAAAATATAATTTCAAAGCGCATACAATATTTTATGAACCGACCAAAAACGGCATATTCGTCGTTCGCATTTTAGGACAGCGGCAGGACTTTAAGAAACACCTTTAA
- a CDS encoding type II toxin-antitoxin system ParD family antitoxin yields the protein MATIRKSLTITTSQEIWIKLQIENGGFANDSEYMRHLIRLDEERNREFLMTKAAIQEGYDSGVSSKNRSVEEIVEAAKNRKNNRIQSTKNV from the coding sequence ATGGCAACAATTAGAAAGTCATTGACTATTACCACTTCTCAAGAGATATGGATAAAGCTGCAAATTGAAAATGGTGGTTTCGCCAATGACAGCGAATATATGCGACATCTAATACGTTTAGATGAGGAACGCAACAGGGAGTTTTTAATGACCAAAGCAGCAATACAAGAAGGCTATGATAGCGGTGTGAGCTCTAAAAATAGGTCTGTTGAAGAAATTGTTGAGGCGGCCAAAAATCGCAAAAACAACAGAATTCAAAGCACGAAGAATGTCTAG
- a CDS encoding DMT family transporter: MRQYIQNKYFLLIIIAITWGSSFILIKKTLPVFDPYQIGAFRAGLSGLLLSFIGFPALKKMSKKDVFWIALSGLFGNFLVVFIFPIAQQGVSSSLAGIINALDPIFTLILGAVLFGIKNKIIQYTGAVIGFVGAIILVYSSNSGNGESHLYYTILLIIGSALYAVAALIIEKKLYHIKSTDISTGIYSIWMVPSLLILGFSGFFTDIDYSQNETLTALGYLVFLTVISTTLVMFLFFKLVQDTSAVFASTISLLIPVVSVVWGILDNEKFTVWYAIGGMFILISVYLIRERKNKIQENE, translated from the coding sequence ATGAGGCAATACATTCAAAATAAATATTTTTTACTGATCATTATTGCAATAACTTGGGGCTCTTCTTTTATTCTTATTAAAAAAACTTTACCCGTTTTTGACCCATATCAAATCGGAGCTTTTAGGGCTGGATTATCAGGACTTCTTTTATCATTTATCGGATTCCCTGCCTTGAAAAAAATGTCTAAAAAGGATGTCTTTTGGATTGCCCTATCCGGTTTATTTGGCAACTTTTTGGTAGTCTTTATTTTTCCAATTGCACAACAAGGTGTCAGCAGCTCTTTGGCAGGTATCATAAATGCATTAGACCCTATTTTCACACTTATCCTAGGCGCTGTTTTGTTTGGTATTAAAAATAAGATTATACAATATACGGGAGCGGTAATTGGATTTGTAGGTGCTATTATTTTAGTTTACTCGTCTAATTCAGGAAATGGTGAAAGTCATCTTTATTATACGATTCTATTAATTATAGGTTCAGCTTTATATGCGGTTGCAGCTCTCATTATTGAAAAAAAATTGTATCATATAAAATCGACCGATATATCAACGGGTATTTATTCAATTTGGATGGTACCGTCTCTTTTGATTTTAGGATTTTCAGGTTTTTTTACAGACATTGATTACAGCCAAAACGAAACCTTAACTGCATTAGGCTATCTAGTCTTTTTAACCGTCATTAGCACCACTTTGGTAATGTTTTTATTCTTCAAACTTGTTCAAGATACCTCTGCTGTTTTTGCCAGTACGATTTCACTTTTAATACCAGTCGTTTCAGTAGTTTGGGGCATATTGGACAACGAAAAATTTACAGTTTGGTATGCAATCGGTGGAATGTTTATTTTAATTAGCGTGTATTTAATTCGAGAAAGGAAAAATAAAATACAGGAAAATGAATAG
- a CDS encoding site-specific integrase, protein MRTNITLSIDARRKRKDGTCPIIFRLSHHRKTITISTGFVIPFEYWNEKNREVKKTYKGVSSVSRLNNLLSKKKTELRDGINALEESGRLESLSITDLKYSLTRPISTISVFDFTQQLIGEMEEANRFGNAKAYRSSLGALKKFNKKEFLRFEEMTYTYLKRFETAHLKKGNSINGLSMYMRTFRAIYNKAINQGIVPADSYPFKKYKIKSEPTAKRAISIEKIRRILNLELEPDNPLFNARNYFLCSYLMNGISFIDMAFLKVENILDGRIQYRRQKTARHYDIKVTPQLSSIMDHYLKGKDKTAHIFPIVKRKGIHDQFKDIQWERRRYNKRLKEIAHLCGIEERLTSYVSRHSMATNLILNDVPINALSKMLGHSDISTTEIYIKNLPTHIMDEYQERLEI, encoded by the coding sequence ATGAGGACAAACATTACTCTTTCCATAGACGCTAGGCGCAAAAGAAAGGATGGCACCTGTCCGATTATTTTTAGATTGAGCCATCATCGAAAAACGATTACCATCTCAACTGGGTTTGTCATTCCCTTCGAATACTGGAATGAAAAAAATCGTGAGGTGAAAAAAACTTATAAGGGGGTGTCTTCAGTTTCGAGATTAAATAATCTTCTTTCAAAGAAAAAAACAGAATTAAGGGATGGCATTAATGCGTTGGAGGAAAGTGGTCGATTAGAAAGCCTGAGCATAACCGATCTTAAATACTCCTTAACCAGACCAATATCCACGATTTCCGTATTTGATTTCACCCAACAATTGATAGGTGAAATGGAAGAAGCAAATCGATTCGGTAACGCAAAAGCCTATAGATCTTCCCTTGGTGCTTTAAAGAAATTCAACAAAAAGGAGTTTCTACGTTTTGAAGAGATGACCTACACCTATCTTAAACGGTTTGAAACTGCACATTTAAAAAAAGGAAATAGTATCAATGGGTTATCCATGTATATGAGAACATTTAGGGCCATTTATAACAAAGCCATCAATCAAGGGATTGTGCCAGCGGATTCCTATCCCTTTAAGAAATATAAGATTAAATCCGAACCAACGGCAAAACGGGCCATTAGCATAGAAAAAATAAGACGGATCCTTAATTTGGAATTAGAACCTGATAACCCATTATTCAACGCTAGGAACTATTTTTTGTGCTCTTACCTTATGAACGGTATTTCATTTATTGATATGGCCTTTTTAAAAGTGGAGAATATCCTTGATGGGCGCATCCAGTACCGCAGACAAAAAACCGCCAGACATTACGATATTAAGGTAACTCCACAGTTATCCTCTATTATGGATCACTATTTAAAAGGCAAGGACAAAACCGCCCATATTTTTCCAATTGTAAAGCGCAAGGGAATCCATGATCAATTTAAGGACATCCAATGGGAAAGAAGACGATATAACAAACGTCTAAAAGAGATTGCCCATCTTTGTGGTATTGAGGAGCGATTAACAAGCTATGTAAGTCGTCATTCTATGGCAACCAATCTTATTCTCAATGATGTTCCCATAAACGCACTGAGCAAGATGCTTGGGCACAGTGATATTAGCACCACGGAAATATATATCAAAAACCTCCCCACCCACATAATGGACGAATATCAGGAAAGATTGGAAATATAA
- a CDS encoding DUF3703 domain-containing protein: MKFYIKTPKHLKQAYSKELGHYRYYLSKKQYSDAWYHLERSHIIGQSYPIKHTCSHWLMLKFGLMQKDNKEVFGLIIRLVDGGWKSFINHVPLGNTGGANVPPLKAMPIPIDIKNLFK, encoded by the coding sequence ATGAAGTTTTATATAAAAACACCTAAACATCTTAAACAGGCATATAGTAAAGAATTGGGGCACTACCGCTATTATTTAAGTAAAAAGCAGTATAGCGATGCTTGGTATCATTTAGAAAGAAGCCATATTATAGGTCAATCTTACCCAATCAAGCACACCTGTTCGCATTGGTTAATGCTAAAGTTTGGTTTAATGCAAAAAGACAACAAAGAGGTATTTGGACTAATAATAAGGTTAGTTGATGGTGGTTGGAAATCTTTTATAAATCACGTCCCACTTGGCAATACTGGAGGTGCAAATGTACCACCATTAAAAGCGATGCCTATTCCAATTGATATTAAAAATTTATTCAAGTAA
- a CDS encoding heavy metal translocating P-type ATPase, which produces MKKKKVNLRDLKPNSKEPQSQDGAQDHSGNSSQIKAYIPAIISFTMLIIGIGLDYFDVTFFKDWIRITWYGIAYLPVGLPVVKAGWESIKKGDVFTEFLLMSIATIGAFAIGEYPEGVAVMLFYAVGELFQNAAVNRAKGNIKALLDVRPNEARVYRNNDYISVSPETVAIGEKVQVRVGEKIPLDGILLSEKGSFNTAALTGESKPDTIVKGEKVFSGSINLDGVIEIETTKEFKDSSIARILDMVQNATARKSKTELFIRKFARIYTPIVVFLAIALTILPYFFVSDYVFREWLYRALIFLVISCPCALVISIPLGYFGGLGAASKNGILFKGASFLDEMTRVTTVVMDKTGTVTKGVFKIKDVVISSGSLSEPEMMKYLMAMEEQSTHPIARAIMEYKADGDSFQASEVSEIAGKGLKGTVNGKTVLVGNKALMTSNNLEVPVETDNIVESIVMISIEGKLAGYVTIADELKDDAHQAIKQIRESGISKIIMLSGDKDSITQQVAKELGMDWAKGGLLPEDKLNEVEKLMSAKNNKLAFMGDGINDAPVLAVSDVGVAMGGLGSDVAIETADVIIQTDQPSKFAKAVKIGRSTRRIVWQNIGLAFGVKAVVLILGAGGVATMWEAVFADVGVALLAILNAVRLQNMKWK; this is translated from the coding sequence ATGAAAAAAAAGAAAGTCAATTTAAGGGATCTAAAACCAAATTCAAAAGAGCCACAGAGTCAGGATGGTGCTCAAGATCATAGTGGCAATTCAAGTCAAATCAAAGCCTATATTCCAGCAATCATAAGTTTTACAATGCTAATTATTGGTATTGGGTTAGACTATTTTGATGTTACCTTTTTCAAGGATTGGATTCGCATTACTTGGTATGGAATTGCTTATTTGCCAGTTGGTCTTCCAGTAGTAAAAGCAGGATGGGAAAGCATCAAAAAAGGAGATGTGTTTACTGAGTTTTTATTGATGTCCATTGCCACCATAGGTGCATTCGCCATTGGCGAATATCCTGAAGGTGTGGCAGTAATGCTTTTTTATGCGGTTGGCGAGCTCTTCCAAAATGCCGCGGTCAATCGTGCCAAAGGCAATATAAAAGCATTGCTCGATGTACGACCCAATGAAGCTCGGGTATATCGGAATAACGACTATATTTCAGTAAGTCCGGAGACCGTTGCTATTGGCGAAAAAGTACAGGTACGCGTTGGCGAAAAAATCCCTTTGGACGGTATTTTACTATCTGAAAAAGGTTCATTTAATACTGCAGCATTAACAGGGGAAAGCAAACCCGATACGATTGTGAAGGGCGAAAAAGTATTTTCAGGAAGCATCAACCTGGATGGCGTAATTGAAATCGAGACCACCAAAGAATTTAAGGATAGTTCGATTGCCCGAATTCTGGATATGGTCCAAAACGCCACCGCACGTAAATCAAAAACCGAATTGTTTATCAGAAAGTTTGCAAGGATCTATACCCCCATCGTAGTATTCTTGGCAATTGCATTGACTATTTTGCCCTACTTTTTTGTATCCGATTATGTTTTTCGCGAATGGTTGTACAGAGCATTGATCTTCTTGGTCATTTCCTGTCCCTGTGCTCTAGTAATCTCAATCCCGTTGGGCTATTTTGGCGGTTTGGGGGCAGCTTCAAAAAATGGGATCCTTTTTAAAGGGGCGTCCTTTTTAGATGAAATGACAAGGGTAACCACCGTAGTGATGGACAAGACCGGCACCGTGACCAAAGGTGTTTTTAAAATTAAAGATGTCGTTATAAGCAGTGGGTCATTGAGCGAACCCGAAATGATGAAATACTTAATGGCTATGGAAGAACAATCCACCCATCCCATTGCCAGGGCCATTATGGAATATAAAGCCGATGGCGACAGTTTTCAAGCTTCCGAAGTAAGTGAAATAGCAGGAAAAGGATTGAAAGGAACAGTAAACGGCAAAACGGTTTTGGTCGGGAATAAGGCATTGATGACCTCAAACAATTTGGAAGTGCCAGTTGAGACCGACAACATCGTAGAGTCGATCGTAATGATTTCCATTGAAGGGAAATTGGCCGGATATGTAACCATTGCGGACGAGTTGAAGGACGATGCGCACCAGGCCATTAAGCAAATTAGAGAGTCGGGAATTTCAAAAATCATAATGCTTTCAGGGGACAAGGATTCCATTACCCAACAAGTTGCCAAAGAATTGGGAATGGATTGGGCGAAAGGTGGTCTGCTTCCGGAAGATAAATTGAACGAAGTCGAAAAATTGATGTCTGCAAAAAACAATAAGTTGGCCTTTATGGGTGATGGTATAAATGATGCGCCGGTGTTAGCTGTAAGTGATGTAGGTGTTGCAATGGGCGGATTGGGCAGCGATGTAGCTATTGAAACAGCAGACGTTATTATTCAAACGGACCAACCCAGTAAATTTGCAAAAGCTGTTAAAATTGGCCGTTCCACACGGCGCATAGTTTGGCAAAACATTGGTTTGGCATTTGGGGTGAAAGCAGTGGTTCTGATTTTGGGCGCTGGTGGCGTTGCTACGATGTGGGAGGCAGTTTTTGCTGACGTTGGAGTGGCTTTATTGGCAATTCTGAATGCTGTTAGGTTGCAGAATATGAAGTGGAAATAA
- a CDS encoding type II toxin-antitoxin system RelE/ParE family toxin codes for MALKIVWTPQAERGLDNVIEYLEEEWTVKEIHNLEQNLQDLLIRISKYPKIYPETGKYKNLHKGLVDKNNYIIYRIRPQKGLIEIVNFRGTRQEPIE; via the coding sequence ATGGCATTAAAAATTGTTTGGACACCACAGGCCGAAAGAGGCCTTGATAATGTCATTGAATATCTTGAAGAAGAATGGACGGTAAAGGAAATCCACAATCTTGAACAGAACCTGCAAGACCTTTTAATCCGTATAAGTAAATATCCGAAAATCTACCCGGAAACAGGAAAATATAAAAATCTCCATAAAGGACTGGTCGATAAGAATAACTACATTATCTACAGAATACGACCTCAAAAGGGACTTATTGAAATTGTCAACTTTAGAGGGACAAGACAAGAGCCGATAGAATAA
- a CDS encoding efflux RND transporter periplasmic adaptor subunit — MKYISIISLVFVTSLLIGCNNKVGSGSDNKEKGTATELAKAEEGQDKKEGVVELTTQQAETIGLEMNPLEERNLGNNIKVTGTLELFPQDKANISPFVGGNVSSIKVIPGDNVNKGQVLAFIEHPDIIAMQQEYQEKIDELVFLKQDFERKQTLYDKGVSSGKEFQMAQSKYRSTSSSVNGLRSQLKLLGINPNKVAEGQIYSAAPITTPISGYVDEVLISLGDYVAPQSRMFSISDNSKIYVNLKVYEKDIRQIEKGQQIHFSTASRPDELFKASVRSIGQTFNTEPKALEVLADIQNKDKNLLPGMYVQGRIVQGEKKGFAIPEAAIIKEGEHSFIFILDEDEKMEANKMRFKMIPVTVGITDLGFVGVNLPTEVSKDAKVVIKGAYNLSSEMIKEELEHDH; from the coding sequence ATGAAATATATATCTATAATTAGTTTAGTGTTTGTAACCTCTTTATTGATAGGTTGTAATAATAAAGTAGGTTCAGGGTCCGATAATAAGGAGAAAGGCACCGCTACGGAACTGGCGAAGGCCGAAGAAGGACAGGATAAGAAAGAAGGCGTTGTCGAACTTACGACGCAACAGGCCGAAACCATCGGATTGGAAATGAATCCTTTAGAGGAACGGAATTTAGGGAACAACATTAAAGTAACAGGAACGCTGGAGCTTTTTCCACAGGACAAGGCGAACATCAGTCCGTTTGTTGGCGGAAATGTGAGTTCCATAAAAGTAATACCCGGGGATAACGTAAATAAAGGTCAGGTATTGGCATTTATAGAACACCCGGATATCATTGCAATGCAACAGGAGTATCAGGAGAAAATAGACGAACTGGTCTTTTTGAAACAGGATTTTGAGCGCAAGCAGACCCTTTATGATAAAGGCGTGTCTTCAGGGAAGGAATTTCAGATGGCGCAGTCAAAATATCGTTCCACATCATCCAGTGTCAATGGTTTGCGGTCCCAGTTAAAACTGTTGGGCATTAATCCCAACAAAGTGGCTGAAGGCCAAATATATTCCGCGGCTCCCATTACCACACCTATAAGTGGCTACGTGGATGAAGTACTGATTAGCCTTGGCGATTATGTGGCACCACAATCCAGAATGTTCTCAATAAGCGATAACTCGAAGATTTATGTCAATCTGAAGGTATATGAGAAGGACATAAGGCAAATCGAAAAAGGGCAACAGATACATTTTTCAACCGCTTCCCGTCCAGATGAATTGTTTAAGGCATCCGTTCGCTCTATTGGACAGACCTTTAACACCGAGCCAAAAGCTTTAGAAGTTCTGGCAGATATCCAAAACAAGGATAAAAATCTATTGCCGGGTATGTACGTGCAAGGGCGCATAGTCCAGGGCGAGAAAAAAGGTTTTGCCATACCCGAAGCTGCCATTATAAAAGAAGGCGAGCATTCCTTTATTTTTATTCTCGATGAAGATGAAAAAATGGAAGCAAACAAAATGAGATTCAAAATGATACCCGTAACGGTTGGTATTACTGATTTAGGCTTTGTTGGAGTGAATCTTCCTACCGAAGTTTCAAAAGATGCTAAAGTAGTTATCAAAGGAGCTTATAACCTATCTTCAGAAATGATTAAAGAGGAATTGGAACACGACCATTAA
- a CDS encoding P-II family nitrogen regulator has product MKEIKAFVKPNRIQKIIEALTDNGFKSMTLSQAEGTGAFKAKGARPSLDFYITNSPVIKIELVCQNEEAQSAIDIIVTNGKTEEPADGIIYLSDIEDAFQIKTGDSLKRFDL; this is encoded by the coding sequence ATGAAAGAAATAAAAGCATTTGTAAAACCAAACAGGATACAAAAAATTATTGAGGCCCTTACAGATAATGGGTTTAAAAGTATGACCCTTTCACAAGCAGAAGGCACTGGGGCTTTTAAGGCTAAAGGAGCAAGACCATCCTTAGATTTTTATATTACCAATAGTCCAGTAATAAAAATTGAGTTGGTATGTCAAAATGAAGAAGCCCAATCGGCAATTGATATAATTGTAACAAATGGCAAAACCGAAGAACCTGCTGACGGCATTATTTATTTGTCGGATATTGAAGACGCCTTTCAGATTAAAACGGGAGATTCTTTAAAACGCTTTGATTTATAA
- a CDS encoding relaxase/mobilization nuclease domain-containing protein: protein MIARILYRNNVQGVLNYVLGKTANTILGFQNTYSDTDTNTKFFGRVLHYLGNRHDSEKRYVHATLNLPRGEQLDNADFFELSKAYMNHMGYGEQPYMVVRHHDTKHEHVHIISTTIKEDCLQINLSHDFRRSMATQKYLEKQFGLSPSPEKRAERKPPLSANPQFRHEDIHGVRYYMQDIIHNTLQKYMVRGFDELANLLGKHHIQVKTVHHAGRVGVSYGIAIMEGYRSRFINGYTVHPQLSGPKLQQVFDRNQSSKLLPMVKKRLEKQLRTTYKLFRTINPEHLPNILRSHQNLDCRLAYDAQGQVVDFRIYDKTGYVLKSVEIASGIGIRNNPDLFGTEYTQMYAENEQLLVELQRCIQEAYRSSYASSSKKSLFSEHILLASMNTLVAEMIKSERFLFLKKYLHTDTETLGKLIQSRFHSSRDKLFNSTFNKEERQLIKKVSLIQRAKHQLFNNLPEQREVLCELIQSLGVKYDSGVLTYANSNLHKLKVDLGYRLLLTPRNSYIPPSFVRENEKLLEGLLNSTTAKEIRSGPIAIFLPMVFPQLYNAMDRPFRERFDTLSLKAYHRYAERMQGSFEKSPKDYIAFFNTQGFYFERREEKLLVGSMYSKYPVTAALPPKIQAYLISSSDLNKALDNQVKILDDIRMDGRDNLKSLWSAYLMEKGQYKKAAYMYVLDRVRPNLPLEIVEHHMENGFKEALVAVSKEQVNGNQARLLRGGMYVLDALLGSTTPKEEEAYNGFKNEFTDYSKYKCNWLSM from the coding sequence ATGATAGCAAGGATACTATATCGAAACAATGTACAAGGGGTGCTGAACTATGTCTTGGGCAAGACCGCTAACACCATACTGGGCTTCCAGAACACCTATTCTGATACCGATACCAATACCAAGTTTTTTGGAAGGGTTCTTCATTATTTGGGCAACCGGCATGATTCCGAAAAACGGTACGTACATGCCACCCTCAATCTTCCCCGAGGCGAACAATTGGACAACGCTGATTTTTTCGAACTGTCCAAAGCATATATGAATCACATGGGGTATGGAGAGCAGCCTTATATGGTGGTCCGCCATCACGATACCAAGCACGAACATGTCCATATCATCTCGACTACCATTAAAGAGGATTGTCTGCAAATAAACCTTTCCCACGATTTTAGAAGGAGCATGGCCACCCAAAAATACCTGGAGAAACAGTTTGGGCTTTCTCCCTCTCCAGAAAAAAGAGCAGAGAGGAAACCTCCCTTAAGCGCAAACCCCCAGTTTAGGCATGAGGACATCCACGGTGTCCGCTATTATATGCAGGATATCATACACAACACTTTGCAGAAGTATATGGTGAGGGGTTTTGATGAACTTGCCAATCTATTGGGGAAACACCATATCCAAGTAAAAACCGTACACCATGCTGGCAGGGTAGGGGTATCCTATGGCATTGCCATTATGGAAGGGTACAGGTCAAGGTTCATCAATGGATATACCGTACATCCACAGCTGTCAGGACCAAAATTGCAACAGGTTTTTGATCGCAATCAAAGTTCAAAACTGTTGCCCATGGTAAAGAAACGGCTGGAAAAGCAGTTGCGAACCACCTACAAACTTTTCAGGACCATCAACCCCGAGCATCTCCCGAATATTCTACGTTCCCATCAAAATCTGGATTGCAGGCTAGCGTACGATGCACAGGGACAGGTGGTCGATTTCAGAATTTATGATAAAACGGGCTACGTGCTCAAGAGCGTGGAAATAGCGAGCGGTATTGGAATAAGGAATAATCCCGATTTGTTCGGGACTGAATATACCCAGATGTACGCGGAGAATGAACAGTTACTCGTAGAACTTCAGCGTTGCATCCAAGAAGCCTATAGGAGTAGCTATGCGAGTTCATCGAAAAAAAGCCTGTTTTCGGAACATATCCTACTTGCCTCCATGAATACCTTGGTAGCCGAGATGATTAAATCGGAGCGTTTTCTATTTCTAAAAAAATACTTGCATACCGATACCGAAACCTTGGGCAAACTAATACAGTCGCGGTTCCATTCTTCAAGGGATAAATTGTTTAATTCCACCTTTAACAAAGAAGAACGGCAGTTGATAAAGAAAGTCAGTCTTATTCAACGGGCCAAACATCAACTGTTTAATAATCTCCCTGAACAAAGGGAAGTCCTTTGTGAGCTAATTCAAAGCCTAGGTGTTAAGTACGACAGCGGCGTACTGACCTATGCGAATTCTAATCTGCATAAACTAAAAGTAGATTTAGGATATAGGCTGTTATTAACCCCCAGGAATAGTTATATACCTCCTAGTTTTGTAAGGGAAAATGAAAAGCTCTTGGAAGGGCTGTTGAACAGTACAACGGCCAAGGAGATCAGGTCTGGCCCGATCGCCATATTCCTTCCCATGGTATTCCCGCAGCTCTATAATGCAATGGACCGGCCCTTTAGGGAGCGGTTCGATACCTTGTCCCTGAAAGCCTACCATCGATACGCCGAACGCATGCAGGGCTCATTTGAGAAATCGCCCAAGGACTATATCGCGTTTTTCAATACCCAAGGCTTTTATTTTGAAAGAAGGGAAGAAAAGCTATTGGTTGGATCTATGTATTCCAAGTATCCGGTAACTGCTGCGCTTCCACCGAAAATTCAAGCTTATTTGATATCGTCCAGTGATCTGAACAAAGCTTTGGATAATCAAGTGAAAATCTTGGATGATATCAGAATGGATGGCCGGGACAATTTGAAAAGTCTCTGGTCGGCATATTTAATGGAGAAGGGACAGTATAAGAAGGCCGCTTATATGTATGTATTGGACAGGGTGAGGCCCAATCTACCATTAGAAATAGTAGAACACCACATGGAAAACGGATTTAAGGAAGCGCTGGTGGCTGTTTCCAAAGAACAGGTCAATGGCAATCAAGCACGCCTATTGCGAGGTGGAATGTACGTCTTAGATGCGTTATTGGGGAGTACCACTCCCAAAGAGGAAGAAGCCTATAATGGATTTAAGAATGAGTTTACGGATTACTCCAAGTATAAATGTAATTGGCTGTCGATGTAG
- a CDS encoding alpha-N-acetylglucosaminidase TIM-barrel domain-containing protein codes for MPEVALRATSPYQNRFFLGESAFGYSTPYCNWERWEDKIDWLAVDIIYGSFII; via the coding sequence TTGCCAGAAGTAGCATTAAGGGCTACCTCCCCATACCAGAACAGGTTTTTCTTAGGTGAAAGTGCATTTGGTTATTCTACACCTTACTGTAATTGGGAAAGGTGGGAAGATAAAATTGATTGGTTAGCGGTAGACATAATATATGGGTCATTTATCATATGA
- a CDS encoding Fur family transcriptional regulator, translating into MSDLEQILENNNVRPTAMRLLVLQYLLSKKVTVSLIDIEAHFHNSDRSTLYRTLKSFVENGVAHQIDDGTGSTKYAICEENCNCEVDTDLHLHFHCANCNETVCLTEHKIPHINLPEGFKAENVNLVVKGICDKCNGR; encoded by the coding sequence ATGTCTGATTTAGAGCAAATACTGGAGAATAATAACGTAAGACCCACTGCAATGCGTTTGTTGGTCCTACAATATCTCCTAAGCAAAAAAGTAACGGTCAGTTTGATCGATATTGAAGCGCACTTTCATAATTCGGATAGGTCAACATTGTACCGCACCCTAAAATCCTTTGTTGAAAATGGTGTCGCCCATCAAATAGATGATGGTACCGGTAGTACCAAATATGCTATTTGTGAAGAGAATTGCAATTGTGAAGTGGATACTGATCTACACCTGCATTTTCATTGTGCAAATTGTAATGAAACAGTTTGTTTAACAGAGCATAAAATCCCACACATCAATTTGCCCGAAGGTTTTAAGGCAGAGAATGTGAATTTGGTGGTAAAGGGCATTTGCGATAAATGCAATGGACGATAA